A window of the Microplitis mediator isolate UGA2020A chromosome 5, iyMicMedi2.1, whole genome shotgun sequence genome harbors these coding sequences:
- the LOC130668565 gene encoding FAD-dependent oxidoreductase domain-containing protein 1-like — MFVEIGPLSCFISHHSIPTDMQFCPNISPPCYKSKEEDIVIQADDEIRLKIVGTRVDATGIEEYTSSMLLTASNSTQQYALEENIEISLFGTEFIRDVNKYLGIDKEPPIDIEFKPHGNLILAKDEDAERLIKNVRLQNSMGVPTTIYTATQLQRMFPWLNTEGIAIGTMGAEKEGSFNPYALLRALRRKCIALGVEIATAEVKGFIFSKIPNFTVVSPSTADLYSKLNHVVVKTAAGEKKIIQFAAAVII, encoded by the exons ATGTTCGTTGAAATCGGACCTCTGTCGTGTTTTATTTCCCatcat tccATCCCAACTGACATGCAGTTTTGTCCTAACATAAGCCCCCCATGTTATAAATCAAAAGAAGAAGACATAGTCATTCAAGCTGATGATGAAATACGATTGAAGATAGTCGGTACTCGTGTTGATGCCACaggaatt gAAGAATATACATCGTCAATGCTTCTGACAGCCAGCAATTCAACTCAGCAGTACGCATTAGAAGAGAACATTGAAATTTCACTTTTCGGTACAGAATTTATCCGAGATGTGAATAAATACTTGGGTATTGACAAAGAACCTCCCATAGATATAGAGTTCAAGCCCCATGGCAATTTGATCCTGGCCAAGGACGAGGACGCTGAGAGACTCATAAAAAATGTGAGACTACAAAATTCTATGGGAGTTCCGACTACCATTTACACTGCGACGCAACTGCAACGCATGTTCCCGTGGCTCAACACCGAAGGAATAGCAATCGGTACCATGGGGGCTGAAAAAGAGGGTTCATTTAATCCCTATGCGTTGTTGAGAGCCTTGAGACGGAAATGTATAGCTCTTGGGGTTGAAATCGCTACTGCGGAAGTCAAAGGATTCATTTTTAGcaaaattccaaatttcacTGTCGTCTCACCGTCGACTGCTGATCTTTACAGTAAACTTAATCATGTTGTT gtGAAGACAGCGgctggtgaaaaaaaaatcatccaaTTCGCTGCAGCTGTTATAATTTAA
- the LOC130669038 gene encoding DNA-directed RNA polymerase II subunit RPB7-like isoform X1: protein MFYHISLEHEILLHPRYFGPQLLDTVKQKLYTEVEGTCTGKYGFVVAVTTIDSIGAGIIQPGQGFVVYPVKYKAIVFRPFKGEVLDAVVTQVNKVGMFAEIGPLSCFISHHSIPTDMQFCPNVSPPCYKSKEEDVVIQADDEIRLKIVGTRVDATGIRQPKYQKDVLSH, encoded by the exons atgtttTATCAC ataTCTCTAGAACACGAAATTTTACTCCACCCTCGTTACTTTGGGCCCCAACTTCTCGATACAGTTAAGCAAAAATTGTACACAGAAGTTGAAGGCACGTGTACTGGAAA atacGGTTTCGTCGTAGCTGTCACGACCATCGATAGTATCGGAGCAGGTATCATTCAACCTGGCCAAGGTTTCGTCGTGTACCCAGTTAAATACAAAGCCATCGTCTTCAGACCATTCAAAGGAGAAGTACTAGATGCTGTCGTGACTCAAGTTaacaaa GTCGGAATGTTCGCTGAAATCGGACCTCTGTCGTGTTTTATTTCCCatcat tccATCCCAACTGATATGCAGTTTTGTCCTAACGTAAGTCCCCCATGTTATAAATCAAAAGAAGAAGACGTAGTCATTCAAGCTGATGATGAAATACGATTGAAGATAGTCGGTACTCGTGTTGATGCCACaggaatt aGACAACCAAAGTATCAAAAGGACGTTCTCAGTcactaa
- the LOC130668566 gene encoding uncharacterized protein LOC130668566 → MKLEKKISQLACSAKLSPEYKRRTSTISTNSLSFRISASGHSAVETIPPERTTIASRHSFVIYRKSYYNTVPTLFGVLARCVSSLVLNKPASLDSFRISASGHSAVETIPPERTTIASRHSFVIYRKSYYNTVPTLFGVLARCVSSLVLNKPASLDSFRISASGHSAVETIPPERTTIASRHSFVIYRKSYYNTVPTLFGVLARCVSSLVLNKPASLDSFRISASGHSAVETIPPERTTIASRHSFVIYRKSYYNTVPTLFGVLARCVSSLVLNKPASLDSFRISASGHSAVETIPPERTTIASRHSFVIYRKSYYNTVPTLFGVLARCVSSLVLNKPASLDSFRISASGHSAVETIPPERTTIASRHSFVIYRKSYYNTVPTLFGVLARCVSSLVLNKPASLDSFRISASGHSAVETIPPERTTIASRHSFVIYRKSYYNTVPTLFGVLARCVSSLVLNKPASLDSFRISASGHSAVETIPPERTTIASRHSFVIYRKSYYNTVPTLFGVLARCVSSLVLNKPASLDRISASGHSAVETIPPERTTIASRHSFVIYRKSYYNTVPTLFGVLARCVSSLVLNKPASLDSFRISASGHSAVETIPPERTTIASRHSFVIYRKSYYNTVPTLFGVLARCVSSLVLNKPASLDRLTMDSSSSHSSIIEITLFLNEKCSESYKTLKLPRYDKATQRWEILLSEINPGEDPQKIINQICKDLKKNRITVNKEINKLQRIPEEKFKETVSRDKEITDEEKKNICIMMNSFSNGRMIFNDLDISDHTKFNLIKIFVTFSMRTLQIITEHAQQSALLYETLHEKPQRTEPKTDSDAGYQRKEFGKLRLLYTDKKSTESFMLASVYKTTDCLKNEVNLYADVSQLPKRTADLPQDEFSSEKPQVHIPGQTPSHQLMRVYKTLQTDLPRFFTATMDYRIYHQEIEFINHFQGTATQGSSYIKQILLLRVGGHLMYAMIKLEVLKITVHTEDSTIKVRWRIRGLSAYKAFFNFWKFKWLKSVVIGDVV, encoded by the exons ATgaaactcgaaaaaaaaatcagccaATTGGCGTGTTCGGCCAAACTAAGTCCTGAGTATAAACGACGCACGTCGACTATTTCGACTA ACTCTCTAAG TTTTAGAATCAGTGCCAGTGGTCATTCAGCAGTGGAAACTATTCCGCCAGAAAGAACGACAATAGCAAGCCGACATTCCTTTGTAATATATCGCAAATCCTATTATAATACAGTTCCAACATTATTTGGCGTGCTAGCAAGGTGCGTTAGTTCATTGGTCTTAAATAAACCGGCGTCTCTTGACAG TTTTAGAATCAGTGCCAGTGGTCATTCAGCAGTGGAAACTATTCCGCCAGAAAGAACGACAATAGCAAGCCGACATTCCTTTGTAATATATCGCAAATCCTATTATAATACAGTTCCAACATTATTTGGCGTGCTAGCAAGGTGCGTTAGTTCATTGGTCTTAAATAAACCGGCGTCTCTTGACAG TTTTAGAATCAGTGCCAGTGGTCATTCAGCAGTGGAAACTATTCCGCCAGAAAGAACGACAATAGCAAGCCGACATTCCTTTGTAATATATCGCAAATCCTATTATAATACAGTTCCAACATTATTTGGCGTGCTAGCAAGGTGCGTTAGTTCATTGGTCTTAAATAAACCGGCGTCTCTTGACAG TTTTAGAATCAGTGCCAGTGGTCATTCAGCAGTGGAAACTATTCCGCCAGAAAGAACGACAATAGCAAGCCGACATTCCTTTGTAATATATCGCAAATCCTATTATAATACAGTTCCAACATTATTTGGCGTGCTAGCAAGGTGCGTTAGTTCATTGGTCTTAAATAAACCGGCGTCTCTTGACAG TTTTAGAATCAGTGCCAGTGGTCATTCAGCAGTGGAAACTATTCCGCCAGAAAGAACGACAATAGCAAGCCGACATTCCTTTGTAATATATCGCAAATCCTATTATAATACAGTTCCAACATTATTTGGCGTGCTAGCAAGGTGCGTTAGTTCATTGGTCTTAAATAAACCGGCGTCTCTTGACAG TTTTAGAATCAGTGCCAGTGGTCATTCAGCAGTGGAAACTATTCCGCCAGAAAGAACGACAATAGCAAGCCGACATTCCTTTGTAATATATCGCAAATCCTATTATAATACAGTTCCAACATTATTTGGCGTGCTAGCAAGGTGCGTTAGTTCATTGGTCTTAAATAAACCGGCGTCTCTTGACAG TTTTAGAATCAGTGCCAGTGGTCATTCAGCAGTGGAAACTATTCCGCCAGAAAGAACGACAATAGCAAGCCGACATTCCTTTGTAATATATCGCAAATCCTATTATAATACAGTTCCAACATTATTTGGCGTGCTAGCAAGGTGCGTTAGTTCATTGGTCTTAAATAAACCGGCGTCTCTTGACAG TTTTAGAATCAGTGCCAGTGGTCATTCAGCAGTGGAAACTATTCCGCCAGAAAGAACGACAATAGCAAGCCGACATTCCTTTGTAATATATCGCAAATCCTATTATAATACAGTTCCAACATTATTTGGCGTGCTAGCAAGGTGCGTTAGTTCATTGGTCTTAAATAAACCGGCGTCTCTTGACAG AATCAGTGCCAGTGGTCATTCAGCAGTGGAAACTATTCCGCCAGAAAGAACGACAATAGCAAGCCGACATTCCTTTGTAATATATCGCAAATCCTATTATAATACAGTTCCAACATTATTTGGCGTGCTAGCAAGGTGCGTTAGTTCATTGGTCTTAAATAAACCGGCGTCTCTTGACAG TTTTAGAATCAGTGCCAGTGGTCATTCAGCAGTGGAAACTATTCCGCCAGAAAGAACGACAATAGCAAGCCGACATTCCTTTGTAATATATCGCAAATCCTATTATAATACAGTTCCAACATTATTTGGCGTGCTAGCAAGGTGCGTTAGTTCATTGGTCTTAAATAAACCGGCGTCTCTTGACAG ACTAACTATGGATTCTTCATCTTCCCATTCCTCTATTATTGAGATAACATTATTTCTCAATGAGAAATGCAGTGAATCTTACAAAACTCTTAAGTTACCGCGGTATGATAAAGCAACACAGCGGTGGGAGATTTTACTCTCAGAAATAAATCCAGGTGAAGATCctcaaaaaataatcaatcagATATGcaaggatttaaaaaaaaacaggatAACGGTTAACaaagaaatcaataaattacaaCGTATACctgaagaaaaattcaaggagACCGTGTCCAGAGATAAAGAAATTACCgacgaagaaaaaaagaatatttgtATTATGATGAATTCATTCTCCAATGGGAGaatgatttttaatgatttggACATATCAGATCATACAAAATtcaatcttataaaaatttttgtaacgtTCTCAATGAGAACGTTACAAATAATTACAGAACACGCACAGCAA aGCGCACTTTTATATGAGACTCTTCACGAAAAACCGCAAAGAACAgaaccaaaaacagattcagATGCCGGTTATCAACGCAAAGAATTCGGAAAGTTGC gTTTATTATATACCGATAAAAAATCTACAGAAAGTTTTATGCTGGCATCAGTATACAAAACTACagattgtttaaaaaatgaagtCAATTTGTATGCAGACGTGTCACAGTTACCAAAAAGAACAGCAGATTTACCTCAGGATGAATTTTCAAGTGAAAAACCCCAGGTTCATATTCCGGGACAAACTCCTTCGCATCAACTGATGCGTGTTTACAAGACACTTCAAACAGAt cTGCCAAGATTTTTCACCGCAACAATGGACTACAGAATTTACCACCaagaaattgaatttattaatcatttccAAGGCACCGCCACACA AGGCAGCAGTTATATcaaacaaatattattattgagagTAGGTGGACATTTGATGTACGCGATGATTAAACTAGAAGTACTAAAAATTACAGTACATACTGAAGACAGTACTATCAAAGTTAGATGGAGGATAAGAGGTCTGTCTGCTTACAAagcgttttttaatttttggaaattcaaGTGGTTGAAGAGTGTCGTCATTGGAGac gtGGTATGA
- the LOC130669037 gene encoding DNA-directed RNA polymerase II subunit RPB7, whose translation MFYHISLEHEILLHPRYFGPQLLDTVKQKLYTEVEGTCTGKYGFVVAVTTIDSIGAGIIQPGQGFVVYPVKYKAIVFRPFKGEVLDAVVTQVNKVGMFAEIGPLSCFISHHSIPTDMQFCPNVSPPCYKSKEEDVVIQADDEIRLKIVGTRVDATGIFAIGTLMDDYLGLNCQ comes from the exons atgtttTATCAC atatctctggaacacgaaattttACTCCACCCTCGTTACTTTGGGCCCCAACTTCTCGATACAGTTAAGCAAAAATTGTACACAGAAGTTGAAGGCACGTGTACTGGAAA atacGGTTTCGTCGTAGCTGTCACGACCATCGATAGTATCGGAGCAGGTATCATTCAACCTGGCCAAGGTTTCGTCGTGTACCCAGTTAAATACAAAGCCATCGTCTTCAGACCATTCAAAGGAGAAGTACTAGATGCTGTCGTGACTCAAGTTaacaaa GTCGGAATGTTCGCTGAAATCGGACCTCTGTCGTGTTTTATTTCCCatcat tccATCCCAACTGATATGCAGTTTTGTCCTAACGTAAGTCCCCCATGTTATAAATCAAAAGAAGAGGACGTAGTCATTCAAGCTGATGATGAAATACGATTGAAGATTGTCGGTACTCGTGTTGATGCCACaggaatt tTTGCTATAGGAACACTCATGGACGATTATTTag GACTAAATTGCCAATAG
- the LOC130669038 gene encoding DNA-directed RNA polymerase II subunit RPB7-like isoform X2 produces MFYHISLEHEILLHPRYFGPQLLDTVKQKLYTEVEGTCTGKYGFVVAVTTIDSIGAGIIQPGQGFVVYPVKYKAIVFRPFKGEVLDAVVTQVNKVGMFAEIGPLSCFISHHSIPTDMQFCPNVSPPCYKSKEEDVVIQADDEIRLKIVGTRVDATGIYLLLKIL; encoded by the exons atgtttTATCAC ataTCTCTAGAACACGAAATTTTACTCCACCCTCGTTACTTTGGGCCCCAACTTCTCGATACAGTTAAGCAAAAATTGTACACAGAAGTTGAAGGCACGTGTACTGGAAA atacGGTTTCGTCGTAGCTGTCACGACCATCGATAGTATCGGAGCAGGTATCATTCAACCTGGCCAAGGTTTCGTCGTGTACCCAGTTAAATACAAAGCCATCGTCTTCAGACCATTCAAAGGAGAAGTACTAGATGCTGTCGTGACTCAAGTTaacaaa GTCGGAATGTTCGCTGAAATCGGACCTCTGTCGTGTTTTATTTCCCatcat tccATCCCAACTGATATGCAGTTTTGTCCTAACGTAAGTCCCCCATGTTATAAATCAAAAGAAGAAGACGTAGTCATTCAAGCTGATGATGAAATACGATTGAAGATAGTCGGTACTCGTGTTGATGCCACaggaatt tATCTGCTATTGAAAATACTTTGA